In Leuconostoc kimchii IMSNU 11154, one genomic interval encodes:
- a CDS encoding CPBP family intramembrane glutamic endopeptidase, with translation MSIRVRGIIDSILTIFSFTLLSLCLTSVALVLVAGQHSFYGQIILNIIDVIFCTLTIGVLYVVTTKKFQLKIIEKLQIKSLLKGILITCCTMLYGRLIHIPETANDDRINNMLTHSAYIPGIILVVVIVIVGPVIEEIIFRGWMVKILSKQGLIIQTLLPTVAFALLHGPNTWLQFSAYFVSGAGFMVIRLWTRSLQYSVICHMSWNLLALVTTFI, from the coding sequence ATGAGTATCAGGGTTCGTGGAATAATTGATAGTATATTAACTATTTTCTCTTTTACCTTATTGTCTTTATGTTTAACTAGCGTAGCTTTGGTGTTAGTGGCGGGACAACATAGTTTTTATGGTCAAATTATTTTGAATATAATTGATGTCATTTTTTGTACGTTAACGATTGGCGTCTTGTATGTAGTTACGACCAAAAAATTTCAGCTAAAAATTATTGAAAAATTGCAGATCAAATCTCTATTGAAGGGGATTTTGATTACTTGTTGCACAATGTTATATGGGCGACTTATCCATATTCCAGAGACAGCTAACGATGATCGAATTAATAATATGTTAACGCATTCTGCCTATATACCGGGTATCATATTAGTAGTAGTCATCGTGATTGTTGGTCCAGTTATCGAAGAAATTATTTTTAGGGGTTGGATGGTCAAAATTTTATCAAAACAAGGATTGATTATTCAAACATTATTACCAACAGTTGCATTTGCATTATTACATGGCCCAAATACTTGGCTTCAATTTTCAGCATACTTTGTTTCCGGTGCTGGTTTTATGGTAATTAGATTGTGGACACGGTCACTACAATATAGTGTAATATGCCATATGTCATGGAATTTGTTGGCATTAGTTACTACATTTATCTAA
- a CDS encoding helix-turn-helix domain-containing protein, which yields MNFSELIKSQRKERKMTQVDFSELLMVSSKTISNWESGRTLPDIDNVILIAKKLNISLDQLLLEDKKMINNIKDKAKKQNIVLLRLLTATTSLIMFVIIGHVTMWVSIVVFVAMLTNAVALVYFSNQLRLIEDKKPFNHFQLVTFAIIVPLLAGIYGIFVPF from the coding sequence ATGAATTTTTCAGAGTTAATTAAATCGCAGCGTAAAGAAAGGAAGATGACACAAGTCGATTTTTCTGAATTATTAATGGTTTCTAGCAAAACGATATCGAATTGGGAAAGCGGCCGAACGTTGCCAGACATTGATAATGTTATTTTGATTGCAAAGAAGCTAAACATATCTTTAGATCAATTACTTCTGGAGGATAAAAAAATGATCAATAATATTAAAGATAAAGCCAAAAAGCAAAATATTGTATTGCTTAGATTATTGACGGCAACGACATCATTGATTATGTTTGTCATTATAGGTCATGTTACTATGTGGGTGTCTATTGTGGTATTTGTGGCCATGTTAACTAATGCTGTGGCGTTAGTATACTTTAGTAATCAATTGCGATTGATTGAGGACAAAAAGCCGTTTAATCATTTTCAGCTAGTAACATTCGCAATTATTGTGCCATTATTAGCAGGTATTTATGGGATTTTCGTGCCATTTTGA
- a CDS encoding stage II sporulation protein M — translation MNTEKDMIFKMQNQLAKWRVIKQKYTKTVLLLWLYIMIYVVLLSVYVYCKIKSNPSEINGITEYLNTKVVTNYSSIDFLNIIIMNVISTSSIILFSIIPIPYLYVLPALGTISTMGQLVGYVVYDKGLFEGLKLAITGILPHGIFEMTAYIIVLILAKKTNDISMNTLKRIWKRQQLNYKFIGSMLYDLLKSFVIYVLPVLIVAAIIESFITPIIIHVFM, via the coding sequence ATGAATACAGAAAAGGATATGATTTTTAAAATGCAAAATCAATTAGCTAAATGGCGAGTTATTAAACAGAAGTATACAAAAACAGTGTTATTATTATGGTTATATATCATGATATATGTTGTTTTGCTGTCTGTATATGTGTATTGTAAGATTAAATCTAATCCTAGCGAGATAAACGGCATAACAGAGTACTTGAACACTAAAGTTGTCACAAATTATAGTAGCATAGACTTTTTGAATATTATAATTATGAATGTTATATCGACCAGTTCAATTATTTTATTTTCGATAATCCCGATTCCTTACCTATATGTTCTACCGGCCCTCGGAACGATTTCAACAATGGGCCAATTAGTTGGTTATGTGGTTTATGATAAAGGCTTATTTGAAGGCCTAAAGTTAGCGATTACAGGTATATTGCCACACGGTATTTTTGAGATGACTGCGTATATTATAGTATTGATCTTAGCCAAAAAAACTAATGATATATCCATGAACACTTTAAAGCGTATATGGAAGCGACAACAGTTGAATTATAAATTTATTGGATCGATGTTGTATGATTTGCTGAAATCCTTTGTTATATATGTGTTACCAGTACTAATTGTAGCTGCAATCATCGAATCGTTCATTACACCTATAATTATTCATGTGTTTATGTGA